One window from the genome of Nicotiana tomentosiformis chromosome 5, ASM39032v3, whole genome shotgun sequence encodes:
- the LOC138893148 gene encoding uncharacterized protein, translating to MANNGMLSFQYPRLTKDNYEKWCLRMKAILGSQDVWKIVDRGYAKFDNEEALAQNEKDVLAKIRKKDQQAHTLIHQCLDNAMFEKVADATTSKEAWEILQNSLQGVDKVRKVKLQTLRVDFEVLKMKESKCISDYCSKVKAVVNQLRRYGDDIKDVHVVKKILRTLTPKFDFVVCAIEESKDLDSMMVEQLEGSL from the coding sequence atggcaAATAATGGTATGCTGTCTTTTCAGTACccccgtctcacaaaagataattatgagaaatggtgtCTACGTATGAAAGCCATTCTTGGCTCTCAAGATGTGTGGAAAATCGTAGATAGAGGATATGCAAAATTCGATAATGAGGAAGCTCTGGctcaaaatgaaaaagatgtcttggcaaagataaggaagaaggatcaacaagcccACACGCTCATCCATCAATGTCTGGATAATGCCATGTTCGAGAAGGtggcagatgctaccacctcaaaggaagcttgggagattttacaaaattctcttcaaggagttgacaaggtgaggaaggtaaaacttcaaactttaagggttgattttgaagttttaaaaatgaaagaatccaAATGCATTtcagattattgttcaaaagtgaaggctgttgtaaatcaattaagaagatatGGGGATGACATAAAAGATGTCCATGTGGTAAAAAAGATCcttcgcactttaacacctaaatttgattttgtggtgtgtgctattgaggagtctaaagatttagactctatgatggTAGAGCAATTGGAGGGTTCTTTATAG